A region of bacterium DNA encodes the following proteins:
- the mutS gene encoding DNA mismatch repair protein MutS, with translation MSTPMLKQYAEIKSQYPDVILFYRMGDFYELFYDDARTASEVLGLTLTKRNNGKEGDVPLAGFPHHQLENYLSRMTRAGYRVAVCDQLEDPRQAKGIVKRGVTEVVSAGTTFSVNQLEEQRNNYLAALYLDEAHCGLAYADVTAQEFFAGILPLSELPARLQALEPAELIVSAEEEIRSRELLTELPDCTITPVPRWHFAEDGADRALRTHLNVANLKGYGLNDMSPAVQAAGALLHYLRAQHKNPVELLPDLRVFSVGRELVLDASTRRNLELVESLSGRRDATLLAAIDRTRTAAGGRLLRRWLLAPLTDIAEINLRLDSVETLYLDAQLANQLSDQLRDTSDLQRLLSRLTTRRASPRDAVAIRNTLEKLPAVLKLLTKQSGSPLCRLESELRMPQEITGLISSILVEDPPAMIGEGKAIRVGYSAELDELRTIGTRARTWMQEHQVKERNRTGIPSLKIGYNKVFGYYIEVTNAHQDRIPADYIRKQTLTGAERYVTPELKSWEEKILHADEKIAGIEEEIWESLRAELVSRAQELTKIARALAELDVLVSLAMIARERQFVRPRVGDGVKLSITKGRHPVVEHLVSQGSGFIPNDLYLDPDEQQIMILTGPNMSGKSTYLRQAALIVLLAQMGSFVPAESAEIGVVDRIFTRIGAGDNLAGGESTFLVEMSEVSNILRHATRKSLMILDEVGRGTSTYDGLSLAWAITEYLHEHSEVAGKTLFATHYHELNKMTTFFPRIFNARVDVEEWGDRVVFLHRISRGETDRSYGIEVARLAGLPDEVVKRARELLPSWEENPAKSNQPPPINTPRVQLTLFESDTQRVTDALRSLNLDDLTPRDALAKLYEIKSLVENRESAKPSKSS, from the coding sequence ATGTCAACACCCATGCTCAAACAGTACGCTGAGATCAAGTCCCAGTACCCGGACGTGATCCTGTTCTACCGCATGGGTGACTTCTACGAGCTTTTCTACGATGACGCAAGAACTGCCTCGGAAGTGCTTGGGTTGACGCTGACCAAACGCAACAACGGCAAAGAAGGCGATGTTCCACTTGCGGGATTTCCGCACCATCAGCTGGAAAACTATCTTAGCAGAATGACACGTGCAGGATACCGTGTCGCAGTCTGCGATCAGTTGGAGGACCCCAGGCAAGCTAAAGGTATCGTCAAGCGTGGTGTTACCGAAGTTGTGTCGGCTGGAACGACGTTTTCGGTCAATCAGTTAGAAGAGCAGCGAAACAACTATCTTGCAGCTTTGTATTTGGATGAAGCGCATTGCGGTCTGGCCTATGCAGATGTAACCGCGCAGGAGTTCTTTGCTGGAATTTTACCCCTGTCCGAGCTTCCAGCTCGCTTGCAGGCGTTGGAACCGGCAGAGTTGATCGTGTCAGCGGAGGAAGAGATACGCTCGCGCGAGTTGCTGACTGAACTACCGGATTGCACAATCACGCCTGTGCCGCGCTGGCACTTTGCAGAAGACGGAGCAGACCGAGCTTTACGGACGCACCTGAATGTTGCGAATCTGAAAGGCTATGGATTGAATGACATGTCTCCTGCCGTGCAAGCTGCGGGTGCGCTTTTGCACTACTTGAGAGCTCAGCATAAGAACCCGGTGGAGTTACTTCCGGACCTTCGAGTGTTTAGTGTCGGCCGTGAGCTGGTGCTCGACGCATCCACACGAAGGAATCTCGAACTGGTGGAGTCACTTAGCGGCAGGCGCGATGCGACGCTGCTTGCGGCGATAGATCGCACACGCACAGCGGCTGGCGGACGACTTCTTCGTCGGTGGCTACTCGCTCCTCTGACGGACATTGCTGAGATCAATCTGCGCCTGGACTCAGTAGAGACGCTTTATCTGGATGCACAACTGGCCAATCAGCTCTCCGACCAGTTGCGTGATACGTCGGATTTGCAACGACTTCTCTCCCGCCTGACAACTCGGCGTGCGTCCCCGCGCGACGCAGTGGCGATTCGAAACACGCTTGAGAAACTTCCGGCTGTTTTAAAGCTCTTGACAAAACAATCGGGATCTCCTCTGTGTCGTTTGGAAAGCGAGCTTCGCATGCCGCAGGAAATCACTGGTCTGATCTCATCAATCCTTGTTGAAGATCCGCCAGCGATGATTGGTGAGGGCAAGGCCATCAGAGTCGGCTACTCCGCAGAACTCGACGAATTGCGAACCATTGGAACACGAGCACGGACTTGGATGCAGGAGCATCAAGTCAAGGAGCGCAATAGAACCGGTATACCATCGCTGAAGATAGGTTACAACAAGGTCTTCGGGTACTACATTGAAGTGACCAACGCTCATCAGGACCGCATACCGGCGGACTATATTCGCAAACAGACGTTGACAGGCGCCGAGCGCTATGTTACACCTGAACTGAAGTCATGGGAAGAAAAGATTCTTCACGCCGACGAGAAAATCGCCGGTATTGAAGAGGAAATCTGGGAATCCTTGCGCGCAGAACTGGTAAGCCGCGCTCAAGAACTCACAAAGATCGCACGCGCGCTTGCAGAGTTAGATGTTCTTGTCAGTTTGGCGATGATTGCTCGTGAGCGTCAATTTGTTCGGCCTCGAGTGGGAGATGGGGTGAAACTAAGTATTACGAAAGGCCGTCACCCAGTCGTCGAACACTTGGTCTCGCAAGGAAGCGGTTTTATTCCCAACGATCTCTACCTGGATCCGGACGAACAGCAGATTATGATCCTCACTGGACCGAATATGTCAGGTAAGTCCACCTACTTGCGTCAAGCCGCTCTGATAGTCTTGCTCGCACAGATGGGATCGTTTGTTCCGGCTGAGTCTGCAGAAATTGGAGTAGTAGACCGCATCTTTACGCGGATCGGAGCAGGTGACAATCTTGCCGGAGGTGAGTCGACTTTTCTCGTGGAAATGTCAGAGGTCTCAAACATTCTGCGGCATGCTACTCGCAAGTCGCTGATGATCCTTGACGAGGTTGGCCGCGGGACATCTACCTATGACGGACTTTCATTGGCATGGGCAATCACGGAGTATCTTCATGAACACTCAGAAGTTGCCGGCAAAACGCTCTTTGCAACACACTATCACGAATTAAATAAGATGACCACGTTTTTCCCTCGGATCTTTAACGCGCGGGTGGACGTTGAGGAATGGGGGGATCGCGTTGTTTTTCTCCATCGGATTTCACGCGGCGAAACTGACCGCTCATATGGAATCGAAGTCGCACGTTTGGCCGGATTGCCTGACGAAGTCGTCAAGCGAGCGCGGGAACTGCTTCCAAGCTGGGAAGAAAACCCCGCCAAGTCCAATCAACCACCCCCAATAAACACTCCCCGTGTCCAGCTAACTCTATTTGAATCCGATACTCAGAGAGTAACGGATGCCCTCCGAAGCCTCAATCTGGATGACTTAACTCCTCGCGATGCACTGGCTAAATTATATGAAATTAAGAGTTTAGTTGAAAATCGCGAGAGTGCAAAGCCGTCCAAAAGTTCTTGA
- a CDS encoding SPOR domain-containing protein, with protein MLSSACLAQSVKKSPVDLLREGRILEAQQIIAESGAPERYQLLLDALREPNAIEACFIYREISARFPGTDCDEFAQERLLQAASMGIDISALVLEAAPGKSTGGPENFSPSAYEVERPLIAKSTRSNVERLDPSRQAREEQHSEQPDSLEAKSREATESGFTLDYNAKAAESVNELQAAGLKDEKKLTKPNAETDVPAALQQQEVTPDVQVLTEPTTPIDFDATDAGEWYIQVGAFGNHENANKFAEKLRKDGYRVELVPKDHLLQVRVGGYAKKEIARRIGDQIKAKHNCPAVLVTSP; from the coding sequence ATGCTGTCTTCGGCATGTCTGGCCCAGTCGGTGAAAAAGTCGCCAGTTGACTTGCTTCGTGAGGGCCGCATACTGGAGGCGCAACAGATCATCGCAGAGTCCGGCGCTCCAGAGCGGTACCAGCTTCTGCTTGACGCTCTTCGTGAGCCTAATGCAATTGAGGCGTGTTTTATCTATCGAGAGATTTCTGCACGATTCCCCGGTACCGACTGCGACGAGTTTGCACAGGAAAGATTGTTGCAAGCCGCAAGCATGGGAATCGACATTTCGGCGCTCGTGTTGGAAGCTGCGCCCGGGAAGTCGACCGGTGGACCGGAGAACTTTTCACCCTCTGCGTATGAGGTCGAGAGGCCGCTGATTGCGAAATCCACAAGGTCAAACGTGGAAAGGCTGGATCCCTCGCGTCAGGCCCGCGAGGAGCAGCATTCTGAACAGCCCGACTCCTTAGAAGCGAAGTCACGCGAGGCAACAGAATCAGGTTTTACGCTTGACTACAATGCGAAAGCCGCGGAATCAGTGAACGAGCTGCAGGCAGCTGGTCTGAAGGACGAGAAGAAGCTGACCAAGCCGAACGCCGAAACAGACGTGCCGGCAGCTCTGCAGCAGCAGGAAGTCACTCCAGATGTCCAAGTTCTAACGGAGCCTACGACTCCAATTGATTTCGATGCAACGGATGCAGGAGAGTGGTACATCCAGGTCGGTGCTTTTGGCAACCACGAGAACGCGAACAAATTTGCCGAGAAACTTCGTAAAGACGGATATAGAGTTGAACTGGTGCCAAAGGATCACTTGCTGCAAGTTCGCGTGGGTGGGTATGCAAAGAAGGAGATTGCTCGCCGAATCGGGGATCAGATCAAAGCGAAGCACAATTGCCCTGCTGTATTGGTAACTTCACCTTAG
- a CDS encoding tetratricopeptide repeat protein, whose product MSFFEFLFLLLLVAGGIGAATYFKDWKVRRSVSQTTPYAEGLKAVLDGDTARAIQKLRETVTSDTENIDAYLRLGALYAQSGDLARAIKIHRSLTLRGDISDRQKLDVYRALTDDYLRAGDTGRALECVNQMLGVSKKDAWALQNKSELLASQGQWQQAYETAEKLNGLSTSSAARRLAILKTLEGQRICSGGKERDGRIQFRQAIKHDAMLVAPYLYWGDSYVREGRIEDAVKIWRRLIDVNPAQSYVAFERLESQLFDLGRFSEIEQIYRSVIQSYPQNVHAYAALSRFLRKKGDAGGAITVLRDGLEQNPDSLWLRRRLIRLYHDVHDVDGVLNMSRDVLSRVMKENYEYSCSSCGHVSREPIWLCPQCHKVDTYNV is encoded by the coding sequence ATGAGCTTCTTTGAGTTTCTCTTTTTACTTCTGTTGGTCGCCGGTGGAATTGGTGCTGCGACTTACTTCAAAGACTGGAAAGTCCGTCGCAGCGTCTCCCAGACTACGCCTTACGCGGAGGGATTGAAAGCTGTGCTGGACGGCGATACCGCTCGCGCAATACAAAAGTTGCGCGAAACCGTAACGTCTGACACAGAAAATATTGATGCGTACCTGAGGCTTGGAGCACTCTACGCTCAATCCGGAGATCTTGCCCGCGCAATAAAGATTCATCGGTCCTTGACGTTGCGCGGTGATATCTCGGACCGCCAGAAGCTCGATGTCTATCGGGCTCTGACGGATGACTATCTTCGTGCCGGTGATACCGGACGCGCTCTTGAGTGCGTGAATCAGATGTTGGGTGTTTCGAAGAAGGATGCTTGGGCTCTGCAGAACAAAAGCGAATTGCTTGCATCTCAGGGCCAATGGCAACAAGCTTATGAGACCGCCGAAAAGCTCAATGGTCTCAGTACATCGTCTGCGGCAAGAAGGCTCGCGATTCTCAAGACTCTCGAAGGCCAGCGAATCTGCTCAGGCGGCAAAGAACGTGACGGCCGCATCCAATTTCGTCAAGCGATTAAGCATGATGCTATGCTGGTTGCGCCGTATCTCTACTGGGGCGATTCTTATGTTCGTGAGGGGCGCATAGAAGATGCCGTCAAGATTTGGCGTCGATTGATTGACGTGAATCCCGCACAGAGCTATGTGGCGTTCGAGCGACTGGAATCGCAGCTATTCGACCTGGGTAGATTCTCGGAAATCGAGCAGATATACCGCAGCGTGATTCAAAGCTACCCGCAAAACGTCCATGCTTACGCGGCTCTTTCGCGCTTTTTGCGCAAGAAAGGTGATGCTGGTGGAGCGATTACCGTTCTTCGCGATGGGCTGGAGCAGAATCCCGACAGCCTTTGGCTGCGACGCCGCTTGATTCGCCTTTATCATGACGTGCATGATGTGGACGGAGTACTGAACATGTCGCGCGACGTGCTTTCGCGTGTGATGAAGGAGAATTACGAGTATTCCTGTTCGAGTTGCGGCCATGTCTCCCGCGAGCCGATTTGGTTGTGTCCTCAATGTCACAAAGTTGACACGTACAATGTTTAG
- a CDS encoding DUF1049 domain-containing protein, with product MWILRWLIILIVVFFLVGFLSQNADPKVHIELIGWKSPDLPLSFMLFLAALVGYAASMLVAIVNQLRLRSEISAQKRRNQALQNELERLRNFALEEDTSGTGVNPS from the coding sequence ATGTGGATTCTTCGCTGGCTGATAATTCTGATTGTAGTATTCTTCTTGGTCGGTTTTCTATCTCAGAATGCCGATCCCAAGGTGCATATTGAGCTGATAGGATGGAAATCGCCGGATCTGCCGCTTTCCTTCATGCTCTTTCTGGCCGCATTAGTGGGATACGCGGCCAGCATGCTTGTGGCCATTGTAAATCAATTGCGCTTACGAAGTGAGATATCTGCGCAAAAGCGACGAAATCAAGCGCTGCAAAACGAGCTTGAGCGCCTGCGGAATTTCGCGCTTGAAGAAGACACTTCCGGCACAGGAGTCAATCCGTCATGA
- the miaB gene encoding tRNA (N6-isopentenyl adenosine(37)-C2)-methylthiotransferase MiaB, with amino-acid sequence MHELVTLSHNLPETARAPLAGVNGNGPRIFIQTYGCQMNVSDSQTIESMLGEAGYRFCDSPDSADVVLVNTCMIRETAEVRALGQLANLSSLKKQNPSMVIGILGCVAQAKRKEVLESHPYVDMVVGPDSYRRLPILLEERFISPPGTPGLLETTLLREELYDDVLPRHHGGVTAFVTIIRGCDKFCSFCVVPRTRGRERSRPLPSILREVEHLVEQGVRDVMLLGQNVDSYRWEGRDFADCLLAVAGISGISRVRYMTSHPSDISEKLLRTMGDHEKICPYLHLPVQSGNNRVLKEMNRPYTRERYLEIIELARKIIPDLALSTDVIVGFPTESDDEFLDTFRLMQEVRYDTAFMFKYSERPLTKAASRLKDDVSENVKIERLESLITLQQSIARERNEAQLGKQTSVLIEGTAPKDKNMWAGRTPDFRPVVLSMNGESVGDLVQVRLEALSGFTFHGARLS; translated from the coding sequence GTGCACGAGTTAGTTACGCTTTCCCACAACCTGCCCGAGACGGCACGAGCCCCGTTGGCCGGAGTAAACGGCAATGGCCCGCGCATCTTCATTCAGACGTACGGCTGTCAGATGAACGTTTCGGACTCGCAGACGATTGAAAGCATGCTTGGCGAGGCCGGCTATCGTTTTTGCGATTCGCCTGATTCGGCCGATGTGGTGCTCGTGAACACGTGCATGATACGCGAAACCGCTGAAGTAAGGGCGTTGGGACAGCTTGCAAATCTCTCGTCGCTCAAGAAGCAGAATCCTTCAATGGTCATAGGGATACTTGGATGTGTCGCGCAAGCCAAGCGGAAAGAGGTGTTGGAGTCGCATCCCTACGTGGACATGGTGGTCGGCCCGGACTCATATCGCCGGTTACCGATTCTGCTTGAAGAGCGTTTCATCTCCCCGCCCGGAACTCCAGGCTTGCTGGAAACCACGTTGCTGCGCGAAGAACTTTACGATGATGTGTTACCGCGGCATCATGGTGGAGTGACAGCCTTCGTGACGATCATCAGAGGTTGCGACAAATTCTGCAGCTTCTGTGTGGTGCCTCGAACTCGTGGACGCGAACGCAGCCGCCCTCTGCCCAGCATTCTGCGTGAAGTCGAACATTTGGTCGAACAGGGCGTTCGTGATGTCATGCTGTTGGGTCAAAACGTGGACTCCTATCGCTGGGAAGGCCGCGATTTTGCGGACTGCCTCCTTGCAGTAGCCGGCATTTCTGGTATCTCCCGTGTGCGTTACATGACGTCGCATCCTTCGGATATTTCCGAGAAATTGTTACGTACCATGGGAGACCACGAGAAGATTTGCCCTTATTTGCATCTGCCTGTGCAATCAGGGAATAATCGCGTGTTGAAGGAAATGAACCGCCCTTACACTCGAGAGCGGTATCTTGAGATCATTGAGCTGGCACGAAAGATTATTCCTGATCTCGCGCTTTCAACGGATGTAATAGTAGGATTTCCCACAGAGTCCGACGACGAGTTCCTGGATACGTTTAGACTGATGCAAGAAGTGCGCTACGATACGGCCTTCATGTTTAAATACTCGGAACGTCCCCTCACCAAGGCGGCCTCGCGCTTGAAGGATGATGTTTCAGAGAATGTTAAGATAGAGCGCCTCGAGAGTCTGATCACTCTGCAGCAGTCTATCGCGCGTGAGCGTAACGAGGCGCAACTTGGAAAACAGACAAGCGTATTGATAGAGGGCACTGCGCCAAAGGATAAGAACATGTGGGCGGGCCGCACACCCGATTTTCGACCCGTAGTTCTTTCAATGAATGGCGAGAGCGTCGGGGACCTTGTGCAGGTGCGATTGGAAGCATTGTCGGGTTTTACCTTCCACGGCGCGCGCCTGTCCTGA
- the sfsA gene encoding DNA/RNA nuclease SfsA encodes MLLPKPLLRGQLVRRYKRFLADILLDEGGVITAVTPNTGSMKGLCIAGAPVLISYSDSPTRKIPYTWELVEIAGSWVGINTQVPNVITAEALEQGAIPELSKFTRFRREHKLPSGSRIDFMLGDEDALLEVKNVTLVEDGIAQFPDSVTERGTRHLHELMEFVLSGREAYMLYVVQHHLARKFSPADEIDPVYGTTLRDAYQTGVKLLAMQAFVSESEIRLNKPITIDL; translated from the coding sequence ATGTTGCTGCCAAAACCACTTTTGCGGGGACAACTGGTCAGGCGTTACAAACGGTTCCTGGCTGACATCTTGCTTGATGAAGGCGGCGTGATAACGGCAGTGACACCGAACACGGGCAGCATGAAGGGTCTGTGTATCGCCGGTGCACCCGTCCTGATCAGTTATTCGGATTCTCCGACGCGCAAGATTCCCTACACTTGGGAGTTGGTTGAAATTGCCGGATCATGGGTAGGCATCAATACGCAGGTGCCGAATGTGATAACGGCGGAAGCACTCGAGCAGGGTGCAATTCCGGAACTCTCAAAGTTCACCAGATTCCGCCGCGAACATAAGTTACCAAGCGGATCTCGGATCGACTTCATGTTGGGCGACGAGGACGCGCTGCTTGAAGTCAAGAACGTGACTTTGGTCGAAGATGGAATTGCTCAGTTTCCCGACAGCGTGACCGAGCGCGGAACGCGACACCTGCATGAACTCATGGAGTTTGTCTTGTCGGGCCGCGAAGCCTACATGCTCTACGTTGTACAGCACCACCTCGCGCGAAAATTCTCACCTGCTGACGAAATTGATCCGGTATACGGGACAACACTGCGAGATGCTTATCAAACAGGAGTGAAGCTCCTCGCAATGCAAGCTTTCGTGTCTGAGTCGGAAATTAGATTAAACAAACCCATCACAATTGATTTGTAA
- the hisS gene encoding histidine--tRNA ligase: MSRIEPRTFRGTRDFLPSELIPRRRLLAVIEEAYRRYGFQPLETPAIEYLEILTGKSEENDKLIYEIRRARGDAEDSVESAIALRYDLTVPLARVVAQYAELPRPFKRYQIQPVWRADRPQPRQGRYREFVQCDADILGTESPLADAEILALTHEVLASIGFEDFRIRLSSRKFLAGLSHLITGDQSHFFDFCRCLDKLDKIGWDGVEEEFSRHGIPAADARKRVTELMASGGTSPDFSSARNMISRDEAAQAGLSEIETVFQAAHELGVSEGRLSFDTTLARGLDYYTGPIFETVLPALPHLGSLSGGGRYDGLVSTFSKANVPATGTTIGLDRIQTALTQLEKFASEPSETQVLIARFDDAGVANYLELAAELRRAGLRVEIWYDDDRMKKQFSYADQQRIPFVVIAGPDERARGEISLKNLRTQQQVTLPADRLASTLCRQLGLTTEGGS; encoded by the coding sequence TTGAGTAGAATCGAGCCTCGCACTTTTCGCGGTACTCGCGATTTCTTGCCTTCTGAACTGATTCCCAGACGGCGCTTGTTGGCCGTGATTGAAGAGGCATACCGGCGATACGGCTTTCAGCCTCTGGAAACGCCGGCAATCGAATATCTCGAAATACTGACCGGAAAGTCGGAAGAAAATGACAAACTGATCTACGAGATTCGGCGGGCGCGTGGCGACGCAGAGGACTCTGTAGAAAGTGCGATAGCATTGCGGTATGACTTAACGGTTCCTTTGGCTCGCGTGGTCGCACAGTATGCGGAACTGCCTCGGCCATTCAAACGCTATCAGATTCAGCCGGTGTGGAGAGCAGACCGGCCTCAGCCGCGGCAGGGTAGATATCGTGAGTTTGTGCAGTGTGATGCCGACATTCTTGGAACGGAATCACCACTCGCAGACGCGGAAATACTCGCACTGACACACGAGGTCCTTGCGTCGATTGGATTTGAGGATTTCCGAATTCGGCTCTCATCCCGCAAGTTCCTTGCTGGCCTTTCGCACTTGATCACTGGCGACCAATCACACTTCTTCGACTTCTGCCGATGTCTCGACAAACTGGACAAGATAGGTTGGGACGGAGTGGAGGAAGAGTTCTCAAGACATGGCATTCCCGCCGCAGACGCCCGTAAGCGAGTTACTGAACTTATGGCTTCAGGAGGAACATCTCCCGACTTCTCGTCTGCTCGCAACATGATTTCGAGGGATGAGGCGGCACAAGCGGGACTCTCTGAAATTGAAACGGTGTTTCAAGCCGCACACGAATTAGGAGTATCCGAAGGCAGGCTGTCCTTCGACACGACGCTTGCTCGCGGTCTTGACTACTACACCGGACCGATCTTTGAAACCGTTTTGCCCGCGCTTCCGCACCTTGGTTCATTGTCGGGCGGAGGTCGGTATGACGGCTTGGTTTCAACATTCTCAAAAGCAAATGTACCGGCAACCGGAACAACGATCGGTTTGGATCGCATTCAAACTGCGCTGACTCAACTTGAGAAATTTGCGTCGGAACCATCGGAAACACAGGTCTTGATTGCGAGATTTGATGATGCGGGCGTTGCGAACTATCTTGAGCTTGCGGCGGAGCTTAGGCGTGCAGGACTACGCGTAGAGATCTGGTATGACGATGACCGCATGAAGAAACAATTCTCATACGCTGATCAGCAGAGAATCCCGTTTGTCGTTATTGCCGGTCCTGACGAGCGTGCGCGTGGTGAAATTTCACTCAAGAACTTGCGAACGCAGCAACAGGTGACACTTCCAGCGGACCGACTTGCATCCACGCTTTGCCGGCAGCTGGGACTCACGACTGAAGGTGGATCCTGA
- the ade gene encoding adenine deaminase produces the protein MDVSSKQRLLEVARGDRPADLLLKDARLINTISYEIEEAGVAVFEGRIAGIGDYEARETIDLKGRYLAPAFLDGHIHIESTLMTPPEFARTVVPFGTGGVFCDPHEIANVLGVRGIQFMLDSSENLPLDVWVMIPSCVPATHMETAGAVLEWKDMQTFLTHPRVLGIAEVMNFPGVILGDESVLRKVDLANGRPVDGHAPGVSGKWLNAYAAAGIATDHESTQLLEAQEKLRRGMAVFIREGSTAKNMRNLLPLVRPENAHRFAFVSDDRHADELLIEGHMNATLRKAVSLGLDPILAVAMTSTHTAQIFGVRHTGAVLPGRHADLVVLEDLKEFRPLRVFRRGIEVAREGELLVPIKKSDVSAVSETVTLPPLSTESFVVNASTKQVNVIDVIPDQIVTGRSTASLPVRNGVLHADSTQDIAKLVVIERHGKNGNVGKGFVRGFGLEDGALASTVGHDSHNIICVGMDDQDMLIAAQRLAEIQGGWVVVRDGKVTASVSLPVAGLMTNKSAREVTPEIEALHHAARELGSKLSSPFMALSFLALPVIPSLKLTDHGLVDVEKFSVIDLAVPDN, from the coding sequence GTGGATGTTTCCTCCAAGCAACGTCTGCTCGAGGTCGCCCGAGGCGACCGACCCGCCGACCTGCTCTTGAAAGACGCCCGCCTGATCAATACGATTTCCTATGAGATTGAAGAGGCGGGCGTTGCAGTATTCGAAGGCCGGATTGCTGGAATCGGTGACTACGAAGCACGCGAGACGATTGACCTTAAAGGTCGTTATCTTGCACCCGCATTCTTAGACGGGCATATTCATATCGAGTCAACATTGATGACACCGCCGGAGTTTGCCCGTACGGTCGTTCCGTTCGGCACTGGTGGTGTGTTCTGCGACCCGCACGAGATTGCAAACGTGCTTGGCGTTCGCGGCATTCAGTTCATGCTGGACAGTTCAGAGAATCTCCCTCTGGACGTTTGGGTCATGATTCCGTCTTGTGTTCCCGCGACACACATGGAAACAGCCGGCGCAGTTCTTGAGTGGAAGGACATGCAGACATTTCTGACTCATCCCCGAGTTCTCGGCATCGCGGAAGTCATGAATTTCCCCGGCGTGATTCTGGGCGATGAGTCTGTGCTCCGCAAAGTAGATTTGGCAAACGGCAGACCGGTCGATGGACATGCTCCTGGTGTCAGCGGCAAGTGGTTGAATGCGTACGCTGCCGCAGGTATTGCCACGGATCATGAGAGCACGCAGCTTCTGGAAGCACAGGAGAAGCTCCGCCGCGGCATGGCGGTTTTCATTCGTGAAGGATCAACCGCGAAGAACATGAGAAACCTTCTGCCGCTGGTTAGACCGGAAAATGCTCATCGCTTCGCATTTGTGTCTGATGATCGGCATGCAGACGAACTGCTTATTGAAGGACATATGAATGCAACACTGCGAAAGGCGGTATCACTCGGGTTAGATCCTATTCTTGCTGTTGCCATGACGAGCACTCACACTGCACAGATATTTGGGGTCAGACACACCGGGGCGGTTTTGCCGGGACGCCATGCGGATTTGGTCGTGCTTGAAGACCTGAAGGAATTTCGCCCCCTGCGCGTCTTCCGACGAGGTATCGAAGTGGCTCGTGAAGGCGAATTGCTCGTTCCAATCAAAAAAAGTGATGTCTCAGCGGTATCCGAAACGGTAACCCTCCCGCCACTTTCCACCGAGAGTTTTGTAGTCAATGCGTCGACAAAGCAAGTAAACGTCATTGACGTGATCCCTGACCAGATTGTGACCGGCCGCTCGACTGCCAGTCTCCCCGTCCGTAACGGAGTATTGCACGCAGATTCCACGCAAGATATCGCAAAACTTGTTGTGATTGAACGGCACGGCAAGAATGGCAATGTGGGAAAGGGATTTGTTCGCGGATTCGGGTTGGAGGACGGTGCGCTCGCGTCCACCGTTGGTCATGACTCTCATAACATCATTTGTGTGGGCATGGATGATCAAGACATGCTCATAGCGGCGCAAAGACTTGCCGAGATTCAGGGCGGCTGGGTGGTGGTTCGAGATGGGAAAGTAACCGCTTCGGTGTCCCTGCCCGTCGCAGGTTTAATGACAAATAAGTCCGCCAGAGAGGTGACACCCGAGATTGAAGCGTTGCATCATGCGGCACGAGAACTGGGTTCCAAACTCTCTTCACCGTTTATGGCGCTTTCCTTTCTCGCTCTCCCCGTGATCCCAAGCCTGAAGTTAACAGATCATGGGCTGGTCGACGTCGAGAAGTTCTCCGTGATCGACCTTGCGGTTCCGGACAATTAG